The Trachemys scripta elegans isolate TJP31775 chromosome 6, CAS_Tse_1.0, whole genome shotgun sequence genome includes a window with the following:
- the LOC117879638 gene encoding interferon beta-like, whose amino-acid sequence MISRSLLQFCLMLLFSSEISCLDCNRIYVLQTRMNSESLEHLEKMGGNFPFQCLNERTAFKPRDILKIRLSQQENAKVAIQQILQELFHIFTNNLTQAAWNGTSIKEFQNGLHQQIEKLETCLSAEKGKEITYPGNENLLLTSLKLKRYFQTIDDFLKEKQYSQCAWEIIRVEISRCFLMLNILTKRLEN is encoded by the coding sequence ATGATCAGCAGGAGTTTGCTGCAATTTTGCCTCATGCTGCTCTTCTCCAGTGAAATCTCATGTCTGGACTGTAACAGGATTTATGTTCTACAAACCAGAATGAATAGCGAGAGTTTAGAGCATCTGGAGAAAATGGGTGGAAACTTTCCCTTCCAATGTCTAAATGAAAGGACAGCTTTCAAGCCCAGAGATATCCTCAAGATCCGACTGTCCCAGCAAGAGAATGCCAAGGTAGCCATCCAGCAGATCCTCCAAGAGCTCTTCCATATCTTTACCAACAATCTCACCCAAGCTGCCTGGAATGGGACTTCCATAAAGGAATTCCAAAATGGTCTTCACCAGCAGATTGAGAAGCTGGAGACGTGTTTGAGTGCTGAGAAGGGAAAGGAGATAACCTACCCAGGAAATGAGAACCTCCTGCTCACCAGCCTCAAACTGAAGAGATATTTCCAGACAATCGACGATTTCCTGAAAGAAAAGCAATACAGTCAGTGTGCCTGGGAGATCATCCGTGTGGAAATATCCAGATGTTTCCTCATGCTCAACATACTCACAAAGAGACTTGAAAATTAA
- the LOC117879640 gene encoding interferon beta-like, protein MISRSLLQFCLMLLFSSEISCLDCNRIYVLQTRMNSESLEHLEKMGGNFPFQCLNERTAFKPRDILKIRLSQQENAKVAIQQILQELFHIFNNNLTQAAWNGTSIKEFQNGLHQQIEKLGTCLSAEKGKEITYPGNENLLLTSLKLKRYFQIIDDFLKEKKYSQCAWEIIRAEISRCFLILDVLTDRLKNEACDTSGNDVMKTAE, encoded by the coding sequence ATGATCAGCAGGAGTTTGCTGCAATTTTGCCTCATGCTGCTCTTCTCCAGTGAAATCTCATGTCTGGACTGTAACAGGATTTATGTTCTACAAACCAGAATGAACAGTGAGAGTTTAGAGCATCTGGAGAAAATGGGTGGAAACTTTCCCTTTCAATGTCTAAATGAAAGGACAGCTTTCAAACCCAGAGATATCCTCAAGATCCGACTGTCCCAGCAAGAGAATGCCAAGGTAGCCATCCAACAGATCCTCCAAGAGCTCTTCCATATCTTTAACAACAATCTCACCCAAGCTGCCTGGAATGGGACTTCCATAAAGGAATTCCAAAATGGTCTTCACCAGCAGATTGAGAAGCTGGGGACGTGTTTGAGTGCTGAGAAAGGAAAGGAGATAACCTACCCAGGAAATGAGAACCTCCTGCTCACCAGCCTCAAACTGAAGAGATATTTCCAAATAATAGACGATTtcctgaaagaaaagaaatacagcCAGTGTGCCTGGGAGATTATCCGTGCAGAAATATCCAGATGTTTTCTAATTCTTGATGTACTGACAGATCGGCTTAAAAATGAAG
- the LOC117879637 gene encoding interferon beta-like, protein MISRSLLQFCLMLLFSSEISCLDCNRIYVLQTRMNSESLEHLEKMGGNFPFQCLNERTAFKPRDILKIRLSQQENAKVAIQQILQELFHIFTNNLTQAAWNGTSIKEFQNGLHQQIEKLETCLSAEKGKEITYPGNENLLLTSLKLKRYFQTIDDFLKEKQYSQCAWEIIRVEISRCFPILNILTKRLQDEGTIYWFFLEKLKYYMNKTAEER, encoded by the coding sequence ATGATCAGCAGGAGTTTGCTGCAATTTTGCCTCATGCTGCTCTTCTCCAGTGAAATCTCATGTCTGGACTGTAACAGGATTTATGTTCTACAAACCAGAATGAATAGCGAGAGTTTAGAGCATCTGGAGAAAATGGGTGGAAACTTTCCCTTCCAATGTCTAAATGAAAGGACAGCTTTCAAGCCCAGAGATATCCTCAAGATCCGACTGTCCCAGCAAGAGAATGCCAAGGTAGCCATCCAGCAGATCCTCCAAGAGCTCTTCCATATCTTTACCAACAATCTCACCCAAGCTGCCTGGAATGGGACTTCCATAAAGGAATTCCAAAATGGTCTTCACCAGCAGATTGAGAAGCTGGAGACGTGTTTGAGTGCTGAGAAGGGAAAGGAGATAACCTACCCAGGAAATGAGAACCTCCTGCTCACCAGCCTCAAACTGAAGCGATATTTCCAGACAATCGACGATTTCCTGAAAGAAAAGCAATACAGCCAGTGTGCCTGGGAGATCATCCGTGTGGAAATATCCAGATGTTTTCCAATTCTCAACATACTCACAAAAAGACTTCAAGATGAAGGTACCATATATTGGTTTTTCCTAGAAAAACTCAAATATTATATGAATAAAACAGCTGAAGAGAGATAG
- the LOC117879639 gene encoding interferon beta-like, whose protein sequence is MLHFQQNKMNKESLELLQKMSGNFPSKCINERAAFKPTQNVVELSVSQKENAKVAILEILQEIFNIFSKNLTQSAWDGTFIARFQSGLYQQIQRLEACLRTQREKELTNPESEELQLTSRRVKKYFQEIDAFLKEKQYSLCAWEIIRVEIPRCFVLIDKLTRRLSN, encoded by the coding sequence ATGCTTCACTTCCAGCAGAACAAAATGAACAAAGAAAGCTTGGAGCTTCTGCAGAAAATGAGCGGAAATTTCCCCTCAAAATGCATAAATGAAAGGGCAGCTTTCAAGCCCACCCAGAATGTTGTTGAACTTTCAGTGTCCCAGAAGGAGAATGCCAAGGTGGCAATTCTAGAGATCCTCCAAGAGATCTTCAACATCTTTAGCAAAAACCTCACCCAGAGTGCCTGGGATGGGACTTTCATAGCCAGGTTCCAAAGTGGACTTTACCAGCAAATTCAGCGGCTGGAGGCATGTTTGAGAACACAGAGGGAGAAGGAATTAACCAACCCAGAAAGTGAGGAACTCCAGCTCACCAGTCGGagagtgaaaaaatactttcaggagatagatgctttcctgaaagaaaaacaatacaGCCTTTGTGCCTGGGAGATTATTCGTGTGGAAATACCGAGATGTTTTGTACTTATTGACAAACTCACTAGAAGGCTTAGTAACTAA
- the LOC117879528 gene encoding general transcription factor II-I repeat domain-containing protein 2A-like, with protein sequence MAKRKIDSENRGFQSRWENEYMFTEIAGKPVCLLCGSNIAVMKEYNLRRHYETKHENKFKNLSAGQKLQKVEELKKNLTSQQTFFTKAKSQSEAAVKASFIVAEEIAKSGRPFTEGEFVKNCMMKVCDVLCPDKTRAFANVSLSRNTVANRVCEMATDLKTQLIERAKDFVAYSLAVDETTDATDTAQLAIFIRGVDSNLCVTEEILDIKSMHGTTKGEDIFGNVFQSVTDMKLPWEKLVGLTTDGAPAMCGEKNGLVGRMRSKMREENCAGELTVYHCIIHQESLSAKVLKMDHVMNTVTQTVNFIRAHGLNHRQFQSFLREIDSEFGDMPYHTEVRWLSRGKVLKRHFELREEICQFMDSKGKDCTVLRDEKWKCELAFLADITSHLSALNLQLQGREHIITDMHDAVKAFQVKLRLWETQMHQCNLSHFPCCQVIRNQESATVFPNATFAEKLSALRTEFAWRFSDFEAQKSNFELLRNPFAVDVETAPVEMQMELIELQCNGTLKAKYDTAGPAQFTRFIPEAMPQLRQHAARILSMFGSTYLCEQLFSVMKINKTSHRSRLTDEHLQSILRIFTTQNLTPNINELVAKKRLQVSGSD encoded by the coding sequence ATGGCCAAGAGAAAAATTGATTCTGAAAACCGAGGCTTTCAAAGCCGGTGGGAGAATGAGTATATGTTTACTGAAATTGCAGGTAAACCAGTGTGTCTCCTTTGCGGGAGTAATATCGCTGTAATGAAGGAGTATAACCTAAGACGGCACTACGAGACGAAACATGAGAACAAATTCAAAAACCTGAGCGCAGGACAGAAGCTACAAAAGGTAGAGGAGTTGAAGAAGAATTTGACATCCCAGCAGACGTTTTTCACCAAAGCAAAATCACAAAGTGAAGCTGCTGTGAAAGCAAGTTTCATTGTGGCCGAAGAGATCGCCAAATCAGGACGGCCGTTTACCGAGGGGGAATTCGTAAAGAATTGTATGATGAAAGTGTGCGACGTCCTTTGTCCAGATAAAACGCGAGCGTTTGCAAATGTAAGCCTCAGCAGAAACACTGTTGCTAATCGGGTTTGTGAGATGGCGACTGATTTGAAAACACAGTTGATTGAAAGAGCAAAAGATTTTGTTGCATACTCCCTTGCCGTGGATGAAACTACTGACGCGACTGACACTGCACAGCTGGCGATATTTATCCGTGGTGTGGATTCCAATTTGTGCGTAACAGAGGAAATACTGGACATTAAATCGATGCACGGGACAACGAAAGGAGAAGAcatctttggaaatgtatttcaaagtgtAACCGACATGAAACTGCCGTGGGAAAAACTCGTTGGACTTACAACAGATGGCGCACCTGCTatgtgtggtgaaaaaaatggaCTGGTGGGAAGGATGCGCTCAAAGATGCGGGAGGAGAACTGTGCCGGTGAGTTGACAGTGTATCACTGCATCATACACCAGGAATCGCTGAGTGCTAAAGTCCTaaaaatggatcatgtgatgaacACTGTAACACAAACCGTCAACTTTATCAGAGCCCACGGTTTAAATCACCGCCAATTCCAGTCTTTTCTGCGGGAAATAGATAGTGAGTTTGGCGATATGCCATATCATACGGAGGTCCGGTGGCTAAGTCGGGGAAAAGTTCTCAAAAGACACTTTGAGCTGCGAGAGGAAATCTGCCAGTTCATGGACAGTAAGGGGAAAGACTGCACAGTTCTGCGGGATGAAAAGTGGAAATGTGAGTTGGCGTTCCTGGCTGACATAACGTCGCATCTTAGCGCTTTAAACCTTCAACTCCAGGGACGGGAGCACATAATAACCGATATGCATGATGCAGTGAAGGCATTTCAAGTGAAGCTGCGCTTATGGGAGACACAAATGCACCAATGCAACCTGTCTCACTTTCCCTGTTGCCAAGTAATACGGAACCAAGAAAGTGCCACAGTTTTCCCAAATGCCACCTTTGCTGAAAAACTCAGCGCGCTGCGCACTGAGTTCGCATGGCGCTTCAGTGactttgaggcacagaaaagtaactTCGAGCTGCTTCGCAACCCATTTGCAGTCGATGTGGAAACCGCACCTGTAGAAATGCAGATGGAGCTGATAGAACTGCAATGTAACGGGACACTGAAGGCAAAGTACGACACTGCGGGGCCAGCACAGTTCACTCGCTTCATTCCTGAAGCGATGCCGCAGCTCCGCCAACATGCGGCTCGAATCCTGTCCATGTTTGGCAGCACATATCTGTGCGAGCAGCTGTTCTCTgtgatgaaaattaacaaaacGTCACACAGGAGTCGCCTCACTGATGAACACCTGCAATCGATCCTGAGAATCTTCACAACACAGAACCTAACCCCAAACATAAACGAACTTGTTGCAAAGAAAAGACTCCAAGTATCAGGCTCTGACTAA